From the genome of Phyllostomus discolor isolate MPI-MPIP mPhyDis1 chromosome 12, mPhyDis1.pri.v3, whole genome shotgun sequence, one region includes:
- the SDHAF1 gene encoding succinate dehydrogenase assembly factor 1, mitochondrial produces MSRPSRLQRQVLSLYRELLRAGRGKPGAEARVRAEFRQHASLPRSDVLRIEYFYRRGRRQLQLLRSGHATALCAFVRRREKTEEPSGRAGPGNVPEDDDNSRSPLDSMRSPETPPKKW; encoded by the coding sequence ATGAGCCGGCCCAGCCGGCTGCAAAGGCAAGTTCTTAGCCTGTACCGTGAGCTGCTGCGCGCCGGACGCGGGAAGCCGGGAGCTGAGGCGCGGGTGCGAGCGGAGTTCCGGCAGCATGCCTCCCTGCCACGCTCTGACGTACTGCGCATAGAATACTTCTACCGCCGCGGGAGGCGCCAGCTCCAGTTGCTACGCTCCGGCCACGCCACGGCCTTGTGCGCCTTTGTGCGCCGGCGGGAAAAGACCGAGGAGCCCAGCGGCCGGGCGGGTCCTGGAAACGTCCCTGAGGATGATGACAATTCGAGGAGCCCGCTTGACAGCATGAGGTCACCAGAGACCCCACCTAAAAAATGGTGA